From the genome of Pseudarthrobacter sp. NIBRBAC000502772:
CCGTCATGAACCCCTCTGTTCTACGGGCCTGGCCGGATGCACAGCTTCAATGATGCGGCATGGCCAGACGTCTTGGTCTTGTCCCCTTCATCGGGACAACGACTGCCATTCAAGCACTGCCATACCAGTGTGTCAAGAGATGACGCAGCTTGATTCCTGGACCCTTGCGGACTGTGCCCGGGGCCAGGCGGCACGGCTACTGTGGAAGCATGGCCGCCCCCGACACCACCCCGCGCATTTCCGCCCGGATGATGGCGTACGCGCAGATCCGTGAGCGCATCATCTCCGGCGAGGACGCGCCCGGGACCCTCCTCTCCGAGAACGAACTGGCGCACCACCTGGGCACCAGCCGCCAGCCCATCCGAGAAGCCCTGATGCTCATCGCGCAGGAAGGGCTCGTGGAGGTCCGCCCGCAGAGCGGCACCTACGTGACCTACCTCGATCCGGATATCGTGGCGCAGGCCCAGTTCATCCGCGAGGCCATCGAGGTGGCGTCGCTGGCTGACTGCGCCCGCAACATCACCCCTGAAAACGCAGCCGCGCTCTACGAACTCCTGGACCGGCAGGACACCTGCACCACCCGCGAGGAGTTCTACCCGCTGGACGAGGACTTCCACCGGACCCTGCTAGCCATCGCCGGCCACGAAACAGCCTGGGCCACCGTCTCCAACGCCAAAGGCCACCTGGACCGCGCCCGCTACCTGGGACTCAGCGGCTACCGCGGCATCACGGAGTACGCGGCCGACCACCGACGCGTGCTGGACGCGATCCTCGCCGGCGACCTTTCGGCTGCGGAAGACGGGCTGCGCAGCCACCTGCGCTTCATCCTGGACGACGTCGCGAGCATGCGCGCCGCACGGCCGGACCTGTTCTCCGCCCCTGCCGTCCCCGAGCGACGCACGGGGCGTCCGGCCCGGGTCTGACACGCGCGGGAGTAATGTTGTCTCATCATGACGAGCACGTTCCGAACCCTCACAGTCCCCCTGGATGGCAACGCATCTGCCGGCGGACTGCCGCAGTTCCTGGTCCGGGACGACGTCCTCTGCTGGACCCGCCGCGAAGCCGGCCTGGTGGGCTTCGGCGAGATCGCCCGCTTCACCGCCACCGGCCCTGAGCGCTTCCTCGAAGCGGATATCTGGTGGCGCCACCTGGTCCTCGAAGCGGACATCACCGACTCGGTGGAGCTGCCCGGCACCGGCCCGGTGGCTTTCGGCTCCTTCGCGTTTTCCAAGAAGTCCACCCACGTATCGCGGCTGATTGTGCCCGAGATCGTGGTGGGCGTCCGCGACGGCCGGTACTGGCTCACCCAGTTGACGGTCGACGACGGCGAACTCACCGAGGCGGGCGCCCTCGCCGCCCTGGCCGGCTGGCTGAGCGGTGGCAGCACCCCCGGTGACGTCCCCGCCGGTGGTGAGGCCGGCGCCGTCGTGCGTCCTTTGCCTTCCGCCGACGGGGCCACCCTGCACACCGGTTCGCTCAGCGAGGAAGACTGGATGGCCGCCGTCGCCGCCGGCGTGGCGGAGATCCGGACGGGTGCGCTGGAGAAACTGGTGCTGGCGCGGGACATTGTGGCCACGGTGCCGTCCGGCGTGAACGCCGCGCAGGTGTTGCGCGAGCTCGCCGTGCGGTACCGCGAATGCTGGACGTACGGCGTGGACGGGCTGGTGGGCGCGACCCCGGAGATGCTGAT
Proteins encoded in this window:
- a CDS encoding GntR family transcriptional regulator, with translation MAAPDTTPRISARMMAYAQIRERIISGEDAPGTLLSENELAHHLGTSRQPIREALMLIAQEGLVEVRPQSGTYVTYLDPDIVAQAQFIREAIEVASLADCARNITPENAAALYELLDRQDTCTTREEFYPLDEDFHRTLLAIAGHETAWATVSNAKGHLDRARYLGLSGYRGITEYAADHRRVLDAILAGDLSAAEDGLRSHLRFILDDVASMRAARPDLFSAPAVPERRTGRPARV
- a CDS encoding isochorismate synthase MenF; this encodes MTSTFRTLTVPLDGNASAGGLPQFLVRDDVLCWTRREAGLVGFGEIARFTATGPERFLEADIWWRHLVLEADITDSVELPGTGPVAFGSFAFSKKSTHVSRLIVPEIVVGVRDGRYWLTQLTVDDGELTEAGALAALAGWLSGGSTPGDVPAGGEAGAVVRPLPSADGATLHTGSLSEEDWMAAVAAGVAEIRTGALEKLVLARDIVATVPSGVNAAQVLRELAVRYRECWTYGVDGLVGATPEMLIQVEGRTAQARVLAGTLDRRDAHGESGIPMDYAERVLAGSEKQRHEHEIAIQSLTSQLAPFSEAMNAHDEPFILELPNVWHLASDVKAELAEVEGHVPTCLALINALHPTAAVCGTPTLVAGALIRKLEHLDRGPYAGPVGWLDAAGNGEWGIALRGAVIEDPQTVRLYAGCGIVDGSQPAAELAETWAKFRPMLESLGISS